In the genome of Mixta calida, the window CCACGCCGCAAACGGCCTGCAAAAAAAGAGGCCACCTGATGGTGGCCTCTGAATCAATGCGTTTTACTTAGTGCTGGTGTTCAACAGGATGGCCCTGTTCCAGCTCTTCTTTATGCTTGCTGAAGCGGCGGCGAACCACCACGAAGAAGACCGGCACAAAGAAGATAGCCAACACGGTCGCAGTAACCATACCGCCCATTACACCGGTACCTACCGCATTCTGCGCGCCGGAGCCTGCGCCAGTACTGATAGCCAGCGGCAGTACGCCCAGAATAAAGGCCAGTGAGGTCATCAGGATGGGACGCAGACGCATGCGTGTCGCTTCCAGCGTCGCTTCCACCAGGCCTTTGCCCTCCTTCTCCATCAGATCCTTGGCGAATTCCACAATCAGGATGGCGTTCTTCGCCGACAGGCCAATGGTTGTCAGCAGGCCTACCACGAAGTAAACATCGTTGCTCAGACCGCGCAAGGTAGTGAAGATCAGCGCGCCGATAACGCCCAGCGGCACCACCAACATTACGGCGAACGGAATCGACCAGCTCTCATAGAGCGCGGCCAGACACAGGAACACCACGATGAGAGAGATAGCGTACAACGCAGGCGCCTGGTTGCCGGAAAGGCGTTCCTGATAGGACATGCCCGTCCAGTCATAGCCGATGCCCTGCGGCAGCTGAGAAGCCAGCTGTTCCATCAGCGCCATCGCGTCGCCGGAGCTGCGTCCCGGCGCGGCCTGACCCAGAATTTCCATGGACGGCAAGCCGTTATAGCGCTCCAGACGCGGCGAACCATATTGCCAGCGCGCCGTTGAGAAGGCGGAGAAGGGCACCATATCCCCGTTAGAAGCGCGTACGTACCATTTATTGATATCGTCCGGCAGCATACGAGAATCAGCCTTACCCATCACATACACTTTCTTCACACGACCGCGATCGATAAAGTCGTTCACATAGGAGCCACCCCAGGCGGCGCCCAGCGTCGTGTTGATATCAGAGATGGAGACGCCCAGCGCCTGCGCCTTCTCTTGATCCACCGTCAGCTTATACTGCGGCGTATCTTCCAGACCGTTAGGGCGTACGCCGACAACGGTATCCGGATGCTGCGCCACCATGCCTAACAGCTGGTTACGGGCCTGCGTCAGCTTATCGTGACCCAGGTTCGCCTGGTCGATCAGTTCAAAGTCGAAGCCGGTGGCGTTACCCAGTTCGATAATTGCCGGCAGGTTAAATGGAATAACCATGGCGTCTTTGATGGTGCTCAGCGCCTGCATGGCGCGGCCTGCGATTGCGGGCACCTTGTTTTCTGAGCCGCCACGCTCGTCCCACGGCTTCAGACTGACGAAGGCGATACCGGTATTCTGACCGCGACCGGCAAAGCCGAAGCCGTTAACCGTAAACACCGACTGCACGCTGGCTTTCTCTTTGGTCAGAAAATAATTACTGACCTGGTCGAGAACTTTCTGCGTACGCTCCTGCGTGGCGCCAGCGGGCAGCTGCGCCTGGGCCAACAGCAGACCCTGGTCCTCTTCCGGCAGGAAGGAGGTAGGGAGACGCATAAACAGCACTGCCATGCCGACCACGATAAACAGGTAGATCAGCAGATAACGACCAGTGCTGCGGACGATATGCCCCACGCTGTCTACGTAGTGGTTGGTGCTCTTGTCGAACAGGCGGTTAAACCAGCCGAAGAAGCCGGTCGTCTTGCCGTGATCGCCTCGCTTAATCGGCTTAAGCAGGGTGGCGCAGAGCGCGGGCGTCAGGATCAGCGCGACGATGACCGACAGCACCATGGCGGAAACGATGGTGATGGAGAACTGACGGTAGATAACCCCGGTCGACCCGCCGAAGAAGGCCATCGGGATAAAGACCGCAGAGAGCACCAGCGCGATACCCACCAGGGCGCCCTGGATCTGGTCCATCGATTTGCGCGTCGCTTCTTTCGGCGGCAAACCTTCTTCCGCCATGACACGCTCGACGTTTTCCACCACGACGATGGCGTCATCCACCAACAGGCCGATGGCCAGCACCATCCCGAACATCGTCAGCGTGTTTATCGAATAGCCGAACGCGTTAATGATAGCGAACGTACCCAGCAGCACCACCGGCACTGCAATGGTTGGGATCAGCGTGGCGCGGAAGTTCTGCAGGAACAGATACATTACCAGGAACACCAGCACGATCGCTTCAAAAAGCGTTTTCACCACCTCGAAAATGGAGATTTTAACAAACGGCGTGGTGTCATAAGGGTAAACCACCTTCAGGCCTGCCGGGAAGGTAGGCGAAAGGCGTGCCAGCTCTGCTTTTACCGCATCCGCAGTATCCAGCGCGTTAGCGCCGGTCGCCAGTTTGATCCCCAGACCGGAAGCTGGTTGTCCGTTAAAGCGCGCAATGATCTCGTAGTTTTCCCCGCCCAGCTCAATAGTGGCGACATCGCGCAGACGTACCTGCGAGCCATCCGGGTTAACTTTCAGCAAAATTTTACCGAACTCTTCCGTTGAAGTCAGACGCGTTTGCGCAATGATCGAGGCGTTAAGCTGCTGGCCTTTCACCGGCGGCGTACCGCCAAGCTGACCTGCGGCGACCTGGGCGTTCTGGGTGGAGATAGCGTTTACGACGTCGACCGGCGTCAGCTGATAGTTATTCAGCTTATGCGGGTCCATCCAGATACGCATCGCATACTGCGCGCCAAACAGCTGGGTATCGCCAACGCCGGTGGTGCGGCTGATGGGATCCTTGATGTTAGAAGAGACGAAGTCGGCGATATCGTTCTGCGACATGCTGCCGTCCTCACTCACGAAGCCGGCGACCATCAAGAAGCTGCTGGACGATTTCTCTACCTGGATACCCTGCTGCTGCACTTCCTGCGGCAGCAGCGGCATCGCCAGCTGCAGTTTATTCTGCACCTGCACCTGGGCGATATCGGCGTCAGTGCCGGACTGGAAAGAGAGCGTCAACTGCAGCGAGCCGGAAGAATCACTGTTCGAGGACATATACATCAGTCCGTCGATACCGTTCATATTCTGCTCGATAACCTGCGTGACCGAATCCTGCAGCGTTTTCGCATCGGCGCCGGGGTAGTTTGCACTAATCTGTATCGCTACAGGAGCAACATTGGGATATTGCTCAATCGGCAGCTTAAGAATCGATAGCGCACCCGCCAGCATAATAATGATGGCGATGACCCACGCGAAAATGGGGCGATCGATAAAGAACTTAGCCATGAATCAGTGGCTCCTGTTTAAGACTGAGATTGTTCAGACTGCGACTGCGGCTGCGAGGGTTGATTAGCTTTCGCATCCTCTGTCACTTCCTGCGGCGTAACCTGAACGCCAGGCTTCGCACGCTGCAGTCCAACAGAAATCACGCGATCGCCAGCCTGCACGCCCTGCGTGACCAGCCATTTGTCGCCAATTGCCTGCTGCGCCGTCACGTTGCGAACCGCCACCTTGTTGTTCTGATCGACCACCATGACCGTCGCCTGACCGGTCGGCGTACGGGTCACCGCCTGCTGCGGCACCAGTATCGCGTTCGGGTTGGTGCCTTCTTCCAGACGCGCGCGCACGAACATGCCCGGCAACAGAGTATGGTCAGGATTCGGGAACACGGCGCGCAGCGTAATGGAGCCGGTGGTTTCATCGACGGTCACATCAGAAAATTCCAGTGTGCCCGGCTGCTTATATTCGCTACCATCAGGCATCATCAGCGTGACATTCGCTTTACCGTCGGTCTGTTTCAGCTGACCAGACTCCAGCTCCTTGCGCAGGCGCATATATTCATCGCTGGACTGGGTGACATCGACATACATCGGATCGAGCTGCTGCACGGTGGCCAGCGCCGTGGTCTGGCCGGTTTGCACCAGCGCGCCCTCGGTCACGGCGGATTTACCGATGCGGCCGCTGATAGGGGAGGTCACTTTGGTATAGGCAAGATTAATGCGCGCCGTTTCCAGGCTCGCCTTCGCGACCGCCACGGCCGCAGCCGTCTGGCTCTGCGTGGCGACCGCCTGATCGTAATCCTGCTGGCTGATATATTTGGTGCCCAGCAGCGGCTGATAGCGTTTTACCGTTACGGCGGCGATTTGCGCATTAGCCTGCGCCTGTGCTAAATCGCCTTTGGCGCTGTTATAAGCGGCCTGATAAGGCGCCGGATCGATCTGATAAAGCGATTCGCCCGCTTTAATATCGCTGCCTTCAACGAAGTTGCGTTTCAAAATAATGCCGGAAACCTGCGGCCGCACTTCCGCTACGCGATAGGCTGACGTTCTGCCCGGTAGCTCGGTCGTAATTTTCAACGGTTCGCTTTTTAATGTTACTACGCCGACTTCAGGCGCCTGTTGCTGTTGACCAGCCTGCTCAGACTTATTGTCACATCCTGTTAGCGCAAAGCTGCCTGAAAGCATCAGGACGGCCGCCAGAGGCGTTAACCCTCTGTTATTTTTCATAAATCAACCTCGATTGTTCGATATCGATTGGTCAATGGATCACAAACCGTTGAGCCATTGCTGCGTTTAAATTATGGTCATGCTATGGTACATACATTCGCAAATGTATGTAAATCCGCCGCCTGGTAAAAGCACTCACTATGGCACGAAAAACCAAACAGCAAGCCCTTGAAACACGGAATCAAATTCTTGATGCCGCGATTGCGCGTTTCTCTGAGTTCGGCGTTTCAGCAACCTCCCTGGCCGATATCGCTACGGCGGCTGGCGTAACGCGGGGCGCTATCTACTGGCATTTTAAAAACAAGACCGATCTGCTGAATGAGATCTGGGCGCAGTCTGAGTCTGGCCTGGAAGATGTTGAGCAAGAGTATCAGTCAAAATACCCTGACGATCCACTTTCCCTGATGCGCGCCATGCTGCGCTACGTCTTTGAAGCGACCGCGCGCGACCAGCGGCGGCGCTCTTTGCTGGAAATTATCTTCCATAAGTGCGAATTTGTGGGCGAGATGCTGCCGCTGCAAATCATGCAGCAGAACCTCTATCTTGAATGCTATGAGAAGATTGAAGAGGTGCTCGGCAACTGCATTAGCGCGGGGCAGCTGCCGGCGGGGCTGAACTTGCGCCGCGCGGCGATCATCATACGCGGCTACATTACCGGCATTATGGAAAACTGGCTGTTTATGCCCGACAGCTTCGATATTGAACAGGATGCGCCGATGCTGGTGGAAACCCTGATTGATATGCTTAAGCACAGCCCCAGCCTGAGCCAGCCGGCGGTCAGCCCAGGCTGAACGCTCAGGACGCGACGGGCGACTGTTGCTTATTTTCATAATCGCGGCGCACGATCTCCAGCGCCGCCAGCACGGTTTCGGGCGCGACGTCGCTCTGTTCCAGCAGCATAATCAGATCGACCGCCAGCTTGATCTCATCCGGTGCGCTTTCCAGTGACATGATGTGCTCCTTAATGACGAATAATGCGCGCCACGCCTGGCAGCACCAACGCGCCGGCCAGCGCCAGCAGCAGCGCGCGTGGGTGCAGGCTGGCCAGCGTTCCCCAGTTAAAATAGACGCTAATATAGCCGCCCACCAGAGCGCCGATCGTCGCCAGAATCAGCGTCGGCAGCCAGCCGCCGCGTACGGCGAAAAATTTGCCCGCGATCAAGCCCACCAGCACGCCGATAACCAGCCAGGATAACAGTCCCATATCTATGTCCTTAAAAAGCGATTGCGAATCGGTAATGTTGCTATTGATAAAATAGCCGCTTAACGGCTGAGGAACAGCTTACCGCCTGTGATAAAGTGATCCGGTTGGCTCTTTAGCAGGATATTTCATGCAGCGCATTATATTACTGATTATTGGCTGGTTGGCTATTGTACTGGGGGCGCTGGGCGTCGTGCTGCCGCTGTTGCCGACGACCCCGTTTATACTGCTCGCCGCCTGGTGCTTCGCCCGTTCGTCGCCGCGCTTTCATCACTGGCTGCTTTACCGCTCCTGGTTCGGCAAATATCTGCGCCACTGGCAGCAGCATCGCGCGCTGCCGCCGGGCATAAAGGGACGCGCCATGCTGCTGACCGTCGCGACTTTCGCCCTTTCTCTCTGGCTGGTGAAGCTGTTCTGGCTAAGGGTCATGCTGCTTTGTATGTTGGCCGCGCTGCTGCTGTTTATGTGGCGGATGCCGGTAGTGACGGAAAAAGAAAAAGGCGAGCGCTGACCGGCGTTTTCAGATTTACCTTAGCGTTTTTCAAACACTTACGCTATCAGGATGGCGATCGGTATTGCATTTATCCTGCAGTTTGCTTAGATTTGTTCGTTTTCGTGCGCGGCTTCCCTTGTTTCACTCTTTTCCGCCTGCGGCGCTGCCCGTCAGCGTAAGGCGAAGCTGCGCGAGTCAGTTTAGTATTCACCAGGCATAACATTATGACCGCGACTGCGCAGCAGCTTGAGTATCTTAAAGACAGTATTAAAAGCGTACCGGACTATCCGAAGCCGGGTATCCTGTTTCGTGATGTCACCAGTCTGCTGGAAGATCCGCAAGCTTTCGCAACAACTATCGATCTGTTTATTGCGCGTTTCCGCGATCGTGGCATCACCAAAGTGGTGGGCACCGAAGCGCGCGGATTCCTGTTCGGGGCGCCGGTAGCGCTGGGTTTGGGCGTCGGCTTCGTGCCGGTGCGCAAGCCGGGCAAACTGCCGCGCGAAACCTGGAGCGAAACCTACGATCTCGAATATGGCAGCGACCAGCTTGAGCTGCATCGCGACGCCATCAAACCGGGCGACGTGGTGCTGG includes:
- a CDS encoding multidrug efflux RND transporter permease subunit AcrB; amino-acid sequence: MAKFFIDRPIFAWVIAIIIMLAGALSILKLPIEQYPNVAPVAIQISANYPGADAKTLQDSVTQVIEQNMNGIDGLMYMSSNSDSSGSLQLTLSFQSGTDADIAQVQVQNKLQLAMPLLPQEVQQQGIQVEKSSSSFLMVAGFVSEDGSMSQNDIADFVSSNIKDPISRTTGVGDTQLFGAQYAMRIWMDPHKLNNYQLTPVDVVNAISTQNAQVAAGQLGGTPPVKGQQLNASIIAQTRLTSTEEFGKILLKVNPDGSQVRLRDVATIELGGENYEIIARFNGQPASGLGIKLATGANALDTADAVKAELARLSPTFPAGLKVVYPYDTTPFVKISIFEVVKTLFEAIVLVFLVMYLFLQNFRATLIPTIAVPVVLLGTFAIINAFGYSINTLTMFGMVLAIGLLVDDAIVVVENVERVMAEEGLPPKEATRKSMDQIQGALVGIALVLSAVFIPMAFFGGSTGVIYRQFSITIVSAMVLSVIVALILTPALCATLLKPIKRGDHGKTTGFFGWFNRLFDKSTNHYVDSVGHIVRSTGRYLLIYLFIVVGMAVLFMRLPTSFLPEEDQGLLLAQAQLPAGATQERTQKVLDQVSNYFLTKEKASVQSVFTVNGFGFAGRGQNTGIAFVSLKPWDERGGSENKVPAIAGRAMQALSTIKDAMVIPFNLPAIIELGNATGFDFELIDQANLGHDKLTQARNQLLGMVAQHPDTVVGVRPNGLEDTPQYKLTVDQEKAQALGVSISDINTTLGAAWGGSYVNDFIDRGRVKKVYVMGKADSRMLPDDINKWYVRASNGDMVPFSAFSTARWQYGSPRLERYNGLPSMEILGQAAPGRSSGDAMALMEQLASQLPQGIGYDWTGMSYQERLSGNQAPALYAISLIVVFLCLAALYESWSIPFAVMLVVPLGVIGALIFTTLRGLSNDVYFVVGLLTTIGLSAKNAILIVEFAKDLMEKEGKGLVEATLEATRMRLRPILMTSLAFILGVLPLAISTGAGSGAQNAVGTGVMGGMVTATVLAIFFVPVFFVVVRRRFSKHKEELEQGHPVEHQH
- a CDS encoding efflux RND transporter periplasmic adaptor subunit gives rise to the protein MKNNRGLTPLAAVLMLSGSFALTGCDNKSEQAGQQQQAPEVGVVTLKSEPLKITTELPGRTSAYRVAEVRPQVSGIILKRNFVEGSDIKAGESLYQIDPAPYQAAYNSAKGDLAQAQANAQIAAVTVKRYQPLLGTKYISQQDYDQAVATQSQTAAAVAVAKASLETARINLAYTKVTSPISGRIGKSAVTEGALVQTGQTTALATVQQLDPMYVDVTQSSDEYMRLRKELESGQLKQTDGKANVTLMMPDGSEYKQPGTLEFSDVTVDETTGSITLRAVFPNPDHTLLPGMFVRARLEEGTNPNAILVPQQAVTRTPTGQATVMVVDQNNKVAVRNVTAQQAIGDKWLVTQGVQAGDRVISVGLQRAKPGVQVTPQEVTEDAKANQPSQPQSQSEQSQS
- the acrR gene encoding multidrug efflux transporter transcriptional repressor AcrR, with product MARKTKQQALETRNQILDAAIARFSEFGVSATSLADIATAAGVTRGAIYWHFKNKTDLLNEIWAQSESGLEDVEQEYQSKYPDDPLSLMRAMLRYVFEATARDQRRRSLLEIIFHKCEFVGEMLPLQIMQQNLYLECYEKIEEVLGNCISAGQLPAGLNLRRAAIIIRGYITGIMENWLFMPDSFDIEQDAPMLVETLIDMLKHSPSLSQPAVSPG
- the rsmS gene encoding pleiotropic regulatory protein RsmS, whose protein sequence is MSLESAPDEIKLAVDLIMLLEQSDVAPETVLAALEIVRRDYENKQQSPVAS
- a CDS encoding GlsB/YeaQ/YmgE family stress response membrane protein, whose amino-acid sequence is MGLLSWLVIGVLVGLIAGKFFAVRGGWLPTLILATIGALVGGYISVYFNWGTLASLHPRALLLALAGALVLPGVARIIRH
- a CDS encoding DUF454 family protein gives rise to the protein MQRIILLIIGWLAIVLGALGVVLPLLPTTPFILLAAWCFARSSPRFHHWLLYRSWFGKYLRHWQQHRALPPGIKGRAMLLTVATFALSLWLVKLFWLRVMLLCMLAALLLFMWRMPVVTEKEKGER
- the apt gene encoding adenine phosphoribosyltransferase codes for the protein MTATAQQLEYLKDSIKSVPDYPKPGILFRDVTSLLEDPQAFATTIDLFIARFRDRGITKVVGTEARGFLFGAPVALGLGVGFVPVRKPGKLPRETWSETYDLEYGSDQLELHRDAIKPGDVVLVVDDLLATGGTIEATVKLIRRAGGEVKDAAFVINLYDLNGEARLNALGIECYSLVSFPGH